Below is a genomic region from Rhinoraja longicauda isolate Sanriku21f chromosome 34, sRhiLon1.1, whole genome shotgun sequence.
atcgggcagaccaaagagcgtctttcaccgagttgatgaccttccagcagcactcgatgtcagtctcggaatgcgtccctgggaacagtccgtagagcacagagtcctctgtgacggagctgctcggaatgaatcgtgacagggacccctgcagacctctccagactctcctggcaaatccacactctttgaagaggtgggccaccgtttcctctccgtagcagccgtcccgagggcagcgtgcgctggtagtgaggttccggcggtgcaggaaggatctgactgggagggctcccctcaccgccagccaagccaggtcttggtgcttgttggtgagttctggcgatgaggcattttgccagacaagctgggcagtctgttctgggaaccacgccacaggatccatggagtcacttttttttttttaatcaaaaaatactttattctagtaataaatatcatttacaaaacattatttttaaacaaacccatccgacatttccggaggttacatattcaatacaggcatttacttagacatttacatacatatcccttatttggaggggcgtctctctccaccacaccctgccccccatgtccagcagcggaagggccctagactgtggtcctcccccacagggccttggcgttggctgcaccgagcttcagagcgtccctcagcacgtactcctgcagtctgcagtgggccagtcggcaacattccttgacggacagctcgctccgctgggaggtcaacaaggatcgggcagaccaaagagcgtctttcaccgagttgatgaccttccagcagcactcgatgtcagtctcggaatgcgtccctgggaacagtccgtagagcacagagtcctctgtgacggagctgctcggaatgaatcgtgacagggacccctgcagacctctccagactctcctggcaaatccacactctttgaagaggtgggccaccgtttcctcatTTCCACAAACTTCTGCGAGCAGAGAATGAGGAAATCCTCCCGCACTCCCCCATCTTGTAGCTTCAGGAGGAATGCGGTGCGACGCTTACCATTGGTGGCGCAGCGCTTCATCTCATTGGTGATGTGAAATAGGCCAATCGTAGAGCTGCCTCTTCCTCCAATGACCAGGCGCCAACAGGAGAAGCGCGGAAAATAACCGCCAGTCCCCAAAAGAACTGAAATTTGAAAAGCCCGCCCAAAATGAAAGTATATATCTTCAACAATACCCTAGACTTAATTAATTACACATCTATGTGTGATAATGGATCCCCACATCCCCGGttattctataagaaaataactgcagatgctggtacaaatcgaaggtttttattcacaaaacgctggagtaactcagcaggtcaggcagcatctcgggagagaaggaatgggtgacgtttcgggtcgagacccttcttcagactgattctatgATCACCCGAGTGTGAATTCGTTCCATGGTGAGAGATTCTTAGCAATGTTCACTTACTATTTGAAACCGCAAACCTGTCGGAACAAACGCGGTTCACAGAACATGTTAGACATCGTTCTATGCACAAAGGACATTAGATTATTGATGACCAATGGTCTAATGACTCACGGAGCCGTCGCAGCACTTAATATGTTTGCTTCTCGAATAGCAAACGACTCACACGTTCAAAACACCAGACTGCAGTCACTAAAAGTCAGTCACTTCACAATtaaaacagcagcagcagcaacaaacactccaacattttgttcatGTTAATCCAATCTGAAGGGAAAGATCATTGAGAAAAGTGTATGAAGATTGAGACAAACTAACGGGCAAGCAGAGAGTGATGTTTCCGTTTCTGTGCAGTTGGCATGAATGCAGAGCGACACATGGATTATACCGTGGTCTGGACGGCTAATTTGATCAAATTAAACAGAATGAGAATCATCGCCTGAAAATGAAATATCGAACCAGTTGGAGCAATGAGGTGTCGAAATATCGGCACAACACTTTCAGCGAGACCGTGCGTGGCTCTGAACAGAGCCGTTAGGATTTCCGTTAGCTGCGTCAACGCTGTGTGGGTCGTTACTTGGAGCTGGTGTATCTGGTCGCTGCCTTTGTTCCTCCAACCGGCCTCGtcactttgtagatgtagatgcagtaactcagtgacTGTGGAAGGGCTGATCAGCGACTGAGGTCCGCGCGGGGAAAGTGCGTAATAAAGGTGTTTGTTGTCCTTGAACCCAGAGCGCGAGAAAATGGGGCGCAGAGCGAACAGGGGCTGGTCTGTGCGCGGCGTGTACACAGCATTATGAGCAGCTTTGCGTTTACATGGTAACCAGTTACACTTGAATCACTGGAGTAAAACTCCGCTTAGCAATAGTCTATGGCATTAATACAGATAAAAACCCCGCGGACAGAACAGAACATTAATATAACAGGACATTAAGACAAAGGCGCAGCACTTTCTTCTGCCGGGTTagtggctcttaaaagagccgTTTGTTGTCCTTGGTGGAGGTGGGGTTCAGGCGCGCTCCCCGCGGATGCGGCGGGCCAGCTGGATGTCTTTGGGCATGATGGTGACTCGCTTGGCGTGGATGGCGCACAGGTTGGTGTCTTCAAAGAGCCCCACCAGGTATGCCTCGCTGGCCTCCTGCAGAGCCATGACGGCCGAGCTCTGGAAGCGCAGGTCTGTCTTGAAGTCCTGAGCGATCTCCCGCACCAGGCGCTGGAAGGGCAGTTTGCGGATGAGCAGCTCGGTGGATTTCTGGTAGCGCCGGATCTCCCTCAGAGCCACGGTGCCGGGCCTGTAGCGATGAGGCTTCTTCACTCCGCCCGTGGCTGGAGCGCTCTTCCGCGCCGCTTTGGTCGCCAGCTGTTTGCGAGGAGCTTTCCCTCCGGTCGATTTACGCGCTGTCTGCTTGGTCCGGGCCATTCTCCTTCAAAAGTCAGAGCACGGCGCGAAATACAGGCACTGGAATGACGGAGTCGGCTCTGGGACCGGCTTTTAAAGCGTTGGTGAAACGCCGGCCCACAGCCTCTGAATGGCTGGAGCAGAGATGTCACTCACGGTGTCCCATGCCTGCGAATGGCTGCAGGTCTGTCAGCACCAGGCGGCGGTTTCAGAAGGTCTGAggcggggaggtggggggggggatacagaGATTTGTGACCGgcgagtggggtgggggaagctcAGCCAACCAGAGAGCGCGGACTGCAC
It encodes:
- the LOC144609392 gene encoding histone H3, giving the protein MARTKQTARKSTGGKAPRKQLATKAARKSAPATGGVKKPHRYRPGTVALREIRRYQKSTELLIRKLPFQRLVREIAQDFKTDLRFQSSAVMALQEASEAYLVGLFEDTNLCAIHAKRVTIMPKDIQLARRIRGERA